One segment of Rhodobium gokarnense DNA contains the following:
- the betA gene encoding choline dehydrogenase, translating into MQEGETFDFLVVGAGSAGSVLASRLTEDGTTTVGVIEFGGTDAGPLIQMPAALSYPMNLPFYDWGFQTEPEPHLGGRRLVCPRGKVIGGSSSINGMVYVRGHARDFDTWEEMGATGWGFRNVLPYFKRAETSHGGEDGWRGTDGPLHVTRGPLDNPLHHAFMEAGEEAGYGLTEDYNGSRQEGFGRMEMTIWKGRRWSAANAYLKPALGRKNLSLMTRTFAHRIVFEEGRAVGVEVENGGGRRIIRARREVILAASAINSPRLLMLSGIGDGEHLQAHGITTRAHRPGVGQNLQDHLELYLQMTCLKPVSLYSKLNWFSKALIGARWMFAGDGIGASNQFESCAFVRSAAGVDYPDIQYHFLPVAIRYDGKLPAKSHGFQAHVGPMRSKSRGRVALTGPTLKDPPSILFNYMSHEDDWADFRTCIRLTREIFEQPAFAPYRGEELSPGADKTSNEDLDAYISEAVESAYHPCGTCRMGDADDKWSVVDPECRVVGVDGLRVIDSSIFPQITNGNLNGPTIMVGEKGADLVLGRTPLAAANVEPWINPDWAVAQR; encoded by the coding sequence ATGCAGGAAGGCGAGACCTTTGACTTCCTCGTCGTCGGCGCCGGCAGCGCCGGCTCGGTCCTGGCAAGCCGCCTGACGGAAGACGGCACGACGACCGTCGGCGTCATCGAGTTCGGCGGCACCGACGCCGGGCCGCTGATCCAGATGCCGGCAGCATTGTCCTATCCCATGAACCTGCCGTTCTACGACTGGGGGTTCCAGACCGAGCCGGAGCCCCATCTCGGCGGCCGCCGCCTCGTCTGCCCGCGCGGCAAGGTGATCGGCGGCTCGTCCTCCATCAACGGCATGGTCTATGTGCGCGGCCACGCCCGCGACTTCGACACCTGGGAGGAGATGGGCGCGACCGGCTGGGGCTTCCGCAACGTCCTGCCCTATTTCAAGCGCGCCGAGACGAGCCATGGCGGCGAGGACGGCTGGCGCGGCACCGACGGCCCGCTGCACGTCACCAGAGGTCCCCTCGACAATCCGCTCCACCACGCCTTCATGGAGGCCGGCGAGGAGGCCGGCTACGGATTGACCGAGGACTACAACGGCAGCCGCCAGGAAGGCTTCGGCCGGATGGAGATGACCATCTGGAAGGGCCGGCGCTGGTCGGCCGCCAACGCCTATCTGAAGCCGGCGCTCGGCCGCAAGAACCTGTCCCTGATGACCCGCACCTTCGCCCACCGCATTGTCTTTGAGGAGGGCCGCGCCGTCGGCGTCGAAGTGGAGAATGGCGGCGGCCGCCGCATCATCCGCGCAAGGCGCGAGGTGATCCTGGCAGCAAGCGCCATCAACTCGCCGCGACTCCTGATGCTCTCAGGCATCGGCGACGGCGAGCACTTGCAGGCGCACGGCATTACGACCCGCGCCCACCGGCCGGGCGTCGGCCAGAACCTGCAGGACCACCTGGAACTCTACCTGCAGATGACCTGCCTCAAGCCGGTCTCGCTCTATTCCAAGCTCAACTGGTTCTCCAAGGCGCTGATCGGCGCGCGCTGGATGTTTGCCGGCGACGGCATCGGCGCCAGCAACCAGTTCGAATCCTGCGCCTTCGTGCGTTCCGCCGCCGGCGTCGACTATCCCGACATCCAGTACCATTTCCTGCCGGTGGCGATCCGCTATGACGGCAAGCTGCCGGCCAAGTCGCACGGCTTCCAGGCCCATGTCGGGCCGATGCGCTCCAAGAGCCGGGGCCGCGTCGCGCTCACCGGCCCGACGCTGAAGGACCCGCCCTCGATCCTCTTCAACTACATGTCCCACGAGGATGACTGGGCCGACTTCCGCACCTGCATCCGCCTGACCCGCGAGATCTTCGAGCAGCCGGCCTTTGCGCCCTATCGCGGCGAGGAGCTATCGCCGGGCGCCGACAAGACCTCGAACGAGGACCTCGACGCCTACATTTCCGAGGCCGTGGAGAGCGCCTACCACCCCTGCGGCACCTGCCGCATGGGCGATGCCGACGACAAATGGAGCGTGGTCGATCCGGAGTGCCGGGTCGTCGGCGTCGACGGGCTTCGGGTGATCGATTCCTCGATCTTCCCGCAGATCACCAACGGCAACCTCAACGGCCCGACCATCATGGTCGGTGAGAAGGGCGCCGACCTTGTGCTCGGCCGAACGCCGCTCGCCGCCGCCAATGTGGAGCCCTGGATCAACCCGGACTGGGCCGTCGCCCAGCGCTGA
- a CDS encoding fused MFS/spermidine synthase: MEENDAPEVRDGEGPPSTGLMVLLVAAEFLVSAAGLVVEIVAGRMLAPYVGMSLYSWTAVIAVVLAGLTIGHWVGGRLAERAEKAIALGIAAALAVAAISTALALPLLQALSTPILGSAGTSVLGLVVLAMALFLVPSFMVGVPAPALTKIAIDRAPHAAGRALGRMYAAGALGAIAGTLLAGYLFISWLGTARTLAVVAAVDAGLALVFLGYAGRRRGRTAVAILVAVALSAAAAGLANAKSPCTVESDYYCIRSIDMTEDVGAPARLMVLDHLGHGINVRDDPRRLVTPYVATIDHLRRLRFGAHPVSAFFIGGGAYTLPRAWTAGENPDLVTVAEIDPAVTEIAVRDFWLDPQKMDIHHRDARRVLKNSGGDFDIIVGDAFTDIAVPPHLVTKEFFALVAEKLSDDGVYAMNLVDRMERLDALAAVYRTLLEIFPVVEVWVEAEDFSAQGRTTFVLLAAKTPTDTPRVVEPDTGRIFARIPPDRVARLVAGRDPPVLTDDYAPIDRLMGALSW; this comes from the coding sequence ATGGAAGAAAACGACGCGCCGGAGGTGCGTGACGGGGAGGGACCGCCCAGTACCGGCCTGATGGTCCTGTTGGTGGCCGCGGAATTCCTCGTCTCGGCCGCCGGCCTCGTGGTGGAGATCGTCGCCGGGCGCATGCTCGCTCCTTACGTCGGCATGTCGCTCTATTCCTGGACGGCGGTGATCGCCGTCGTGCTCGCGGGCCTCACCATCGGCCACTGGGTCGGCGGCCGGCTGGCGGAGCGCGCGGAAAAGGCGATCGCCCTCGGCATCGCAGCGGCGCTAGCCGTTGCCGCGATCTCCACTGCGCTCGCCCTGCCGCTGCTCCAGGCGCTCTCCACCCCGATCCTCGGCAGCGCCGGCACCTCCGTCCTCGGCCTCGTCGTCCTCGCCATGGCGCTCTTCCTGGTGCCGTCCTTCATGGTCGGCGTGCCGGCCCCGGCGCTGACCAAGATCGCCATCGACCGGGCGCCCCACGCCGCGGGCAGAGCGCTCGGGCGCATGTACGCGGCCGGCGCGCTCGGCGCCATCGCTGGCACGCTGCTTGCCGGCTATCTGTTCATCTCCTGGCTCGGCACGGCGCGAACGCTCGCCGTCGTCGCCGCGGTCGATGCCGGCCTTGCCCTCGTCTTCCTCGGCTATGCCGGACGGCGCAGGGGCCGCACCGCGGTCGCCATCCTCGTCGCGGTTGCGCTTTCCGCCGCCGCCGCGGGCCTTGCCAATGCGAAATCGCCCTGCACGGTGGAAAGCGACTACTACTGCATCCGCAGCATCGACATGACAGAGGATGTCGGCGCGCCAGCCCGCCTCATGGTGTTGGACCATCTCGGCCACGGGATTAACGTGCGCGACGATCCCCGGCGCCTCGTCACGCCCTATGTGGCGACCATCGACCATCTCCGGCGCCTGCGCTTCGGGGCGCACCCCGTCTCGGCCTTCTTCATCGGCGGCGGCGCCTACACGCTGCCGCGCGCCTGGACGGCAGGCGAAAACCCCGATCTCGTCACGGTCGCGGAGATCGATCCGGCGGTGACGGAGATCGCGGTGCGCGACTTCTGGCTCGATCCCCAGAAGATGGACATCCACCACCGCGACGCCCGCCGGGTCCTCAAGAACAGCGGCGGCGACTTCGACATTATCGTCGGCGACGCCTTCACCGATATCGCGGTCCCGCCCCATCTGGTGACGAAGGAGTTCTTTGCCCTGGTCGCGGAGAAACTCAGCGACGATGGCGTTTATGCAATGAACCTCGTCGACCGCATGGAGCGTTTAGACGCCCTCGCCGCCGTCTACCGGACACTTCTAGAAATATTTCCCGTCGTCGAAGTCTGGGTCGAGGCGGAGGATTTTTCAGCGCAAGGCCGCACCACCTTCGTGCTCCTCGCCGCAAAGACGCCGACGGACACCCCGCGCGTCGTCGAGCCTGACACCGGTCGCATCTTCGCCCGCATCCCGCCCGATCGTGTCGCCCGCCTCGTCGCCGGGCGCGATCCCCCGGTGCTGACCGACGACTACGCCCCCATCGACCGGCTGATGGGCGCGCTGTCGTGGTGA
- a CDS encoding MmcB family DNA repair protein yields the protein MALVRTADLAPDGRQSETALMIRRGVGRLLRGLGYAYLPELTLASGRRADMVAVGLKGDIWIVEIKSSLEDFRADSKWPDYHCHCDRLFFATHPGVDPAIFPEEAGLILSDGYGAEIVRDCGEDRLAGATRKAVMLRFAQAAANRLHELADPRLAGTVTEIRED from the coding sequence ATGGCCCTTGTCCGCACCGCAGACCTTGCTCCCGACGGCCGCCAGTCGGAAACCGCGCTGATGATCCGGCGCGGCGTTGGCCGGCTGTTGCGCGGCCTCGGCTATGCCTATCTGCCGGAGCTGACGCTCGCCTCCGGGCGCCGGGCGGACATGGTCGCCGTCGGCCTCAAGGGCGATATCTGGATCGTGGAGATCAAGTCGTCGCTGGAGGATTTCCGGGCCGATTCCAAATGGCCGGACTACCACTGCCATTGCGACCGGCTGTTCTTCGCCACCCATCCGGGCGTCGATCCGGCGATCTTTCCCGAGGAGGCCGGGCTCATCCTCTCCGACGGCTACGGCGCGGAGATCGTCCGCGACTGCGGCGAGGACCGGCTCGCCGGCGCCACCCGCAAGGCGGTGATGCTGCGCTTTGCCCAGGCGGCCGCGAACCGGCTGCACGAGCTGGCCGATCCGCGCCTTGCCGGCACGGTCACCGAGATCCGCGAAGATTGA
- a CDS encoding ActR/PrrA/RegA family redox response regulator transcription factor has product MSDGTQMANTGEKRLLIVDDDRPFLSRLARAMEKRGFETDTAESIQEAIGKVDANPPDYAVVDMRLGDGNGLDVISTLRERRPDARAVILTGYGNIATAVTAVKMGAIDYLSKPADADDVYAALTRNPDDKAPPPENPMSADRVRWEHIQRVYELCDRNVSETARRLNMHRRTLQRILAKRAPR; this is encoded by the coding sequence ATGAGCGACGGAACCCAGATGGCCAACACAGGCGAAAAACGTTTGCTGATCGTCGATGACGACCGCCCGTTTCTCAGCCGGCTTGCGCGGGCGATGGAAAAGCGCGGCTTCGAGACCGATACGGCGGAATCGATCCAGGAGGCGATCGGCAAGGTCGACGCCAATCCGCCGGACTATGCGGTGGTCGACATGCGGCTCGGCGACGGCAACGGCCTCGACGTGATCTCGACCCTGCGCGAGCGGCGCCCGGATGCGCGCGCCGTCATCCTCACCGGCTACGGCAATATCGCGACTGCCGTGACCGCGGTGAAGATGGGCGCCATCGACTATCTCTCCAAGCCGGCCGATGCCGACGACGTCTATGCGGCGCTGACCCGCAACCCGGACGACAAGGCGCCGCCGCCGGAGAACCCGATGTCGGCCGACCGGGTGCGCTGGGAGCACATCCAGCGGGTCTACGAGCTCTGCGACCGCAACGTCTCGGAGACCGCCCGCCGGCTCAACATGCATCGCCGCACGCTGCAGCGGATCCTCGCCAAGCGCGCCCCGCGCTAA
- a CDS encoding ActS/PrrB/RegB family redox-sensitive histidine kinase — MFGSVATPSSQGPSFAHRKVRLDTLVRLRWLAVAGQSVAVLAVAVWLKFPFPVWWCFGLIGLSAWLNLFLKIRYPSSRRLTEGSATLLLSFDILQLSGLLLLTGGLTNPFALLLLAPVTVSATALPPTRTALLGALAVGASCVLALFPQPLPWYPGERLVFPQLYVLGIFLALTSSLAFIAVYAFRVAEEGRQLADALAATELVLAREQHLSALDGLAAAAAHELGTPLGTIVLTSKELAGEFADGGPVAEDIALIRSQAERCREILAKLTSLSAAPDTHFDRMPISHILEEVVAPNRDFGVDIEVVKSGVGKEPVGVRNPAVLYGLGNLVENAADFAEEKVVLTAEWTDDTVRVTIADDGPGFAASVLDRLGEPYVTTRKHSEAEEGHSSGGGLGLGLFIAKTLLERTGAQVDIGNRAAPETGAVVEIAWSRARLDFSGGDDTNADPDEFSIRPSVAASLPDGL; from the coding sequence ATGTTTGGTTCCGTCGCAACGCCCTCGTCCCAGGGCCCGAGCTTTGCCCACCGCAAGGTGCGCCTCGATACGCTGGTGCGGCTGCGCTGGCTGGCGGTTGCCGGCCAGAGCGTTGCCGTACTCGCCGTTGCCGTCTGGCTGAAATTTCCGTTTCCGGTCTGGTGGTGCTTCGGCCTGATCGGACTTTCCGCCTGGCTCAATCTTTTCCTGAAGATCCGCTATCCCTCGAGCCGGCGGCTGACGGAGGGAAGCGCGACGCTGCTTTTGTCCTTCGACATCCTGCAGCTTTCCGGCCTGCTGCTCTTGACCGGCGGGCTGACCAATCCCTTCGCGCTGTTGCTGCTGGCCCCGGTCACCGTCTCGGCGACGGCGCTGCCGCCGACGCGCACCGCGCTTCTCGGTGCGCTCGCGGTCGGCGCAAGCTGCGTGCTCGCGCTCTTTCCGCAGCCGCTGCCCTGGTATCCGGGCGAGCGGCTGGTGTTCCCGCAGCTCTACGTCCTCGGCATCTTCCTGGCGCTGACCTCCAGCCTTGCCTTCATCGCGGTCTATGCCTTCCGGGTGGCGGAGGAAGGTCGCCAGCTCGCCGATGCGCTTGCCGCCACCGAACTGGTGCTCGCCCGCGAGCAGCACCTGTCCGCCCTCGACGGGCTGGCCGCCGCGGCCGCCCACGAACTCGGCACGCCGCTCGGCACGATCGTACTGACCTCCAAGGAGCTTGCCGGCGAGTTCGCCGACGGCGGTCCGGTCGCCGAGGACATCGCCCTCATCCGATCCCAGGCGGAGCGCTGCCGGGAGATCCTCGCCAAGCTGACGTCGCTGTCGGCGGCGCCGGACACCCATTTCGACCGCATGCCGATCAGCCACATCCTGGAAGAGGTGGTGGCACCGAACCGCGATTTCGGCGTCGACATCGAGGTGGTCAAGTCGGGCGTCGGCAAGGAGCCGGTCGGCGTGCGCAATCCGGCAGTGCTTTACGGGCTCGGCAATCTGGTGGAGAACGCCGCCGATTTCGCGGAAGAAAAGGTCGTGCTGACGGCCGAGTGGACCGACGACACGGTACGGGTGACGATTGCCGACGACGGCCCCGGCTTTGCCGCGAGCGTGCTCGACCGGCTCGGCGAGCCCTATGTCACCACCCGCAAGCACAGCGAGGCCGAAGAGGGCCATTCCTCCGGCGGCGGGCTCGGGCTCGGGCTCTTCATCGCCAAGACGCTGCTTGAGCGCACCGGCGCACAGGTCGATATCGGCAACCGGGCGGCGCCGGAAACGGGGGCCGTGGTTGAGATCGCCTGGTCGCGTGCACGGCTTGATTTCAGCGGCGGCGACGATACCAATGCCGACCCCGACGAATTTTCAATCCGACCAAGCGTCGCAGCGAGCTTGCCCGACGGGCTATAG
- a CDS encoding ABC transporter ATP-binding protein has protein sequence MDQSIDQPAISVTGLAKSYDAVNAVGPVDFSIEKGTIVGLLGGNGAGKTTTIAMILGLVLPTAGSIRVLGHDMLTDRHRVLHRINFESPYVDMPMRLTVRQNLTVFAGLYGVGDAKGRVAELAESLDLTEFLDRPSGKLSAGQKTRVSLAKALINRPELLLLDEPTASLDPDTADWIRGTLDRYRRERNATILLASHNMPEVERLCDDVIMMKGGKIVDRGAPKALISRYGRSNLEDVFLDVARGRGHAASLQEASA, from the coding sequence TTGGACCAGTCCATCGATCAGCCGGCGATTTCCGTCACCGGCCTTGCCAAGAGCTATGACGCCGTGAACGCCGTCGGGCCCGTCGATTTTTCCATCGAAAAGGGCACCATCGTCGGCCTCCTCGGCGGCAACGGCGCCGGCAAGACGACGACGATCGCGATGATCCTCGGCCTGGTGCTGCCGACCGCGGGATCGATCCGCGTCCTCGGCCACGACATGCTGACCGACCGCCACCGGGTGCTGCACCGGATCAACTTCGAAAGCCCCTATGTGGACATGCCGATGCGCCTCACCGTGCGCCAGAACCTCACCGTCTTCGCCGGCCTTTACGGCGTCGGCGACGCCAAGGGCCGGGTTGCGGAACTGGCCGAGAGCCTCGACCTGACGGAGTTCCTCGACCGCCCCTCCGGCAAGCTTTCCGCCGGCCAGAAGACCCGCGTCAGCCTCGCCAAGGCGCTGATCAACCGCCCGGAACTCCTGCTCCTCGACGAGCCGACCGCTTCCCTCGATCCCGACACGGCCGACTGGATCCGCGGCACCCTCGACCGCTACCGCCGCGAGCGGAACGCCACCATCCTGCTCGCCTCCCACAACATGCCGGAGGTTGAGCGGCTCTGCGACGACGTCATCATGATGAAGGGCGGCAAAATCGTCGACCGCGGCGCGCCGAAGGCGCTGATCTCCCGTTACGGCCGTTCCAACCTGGAGGACGTCTTCCTCGACGTCGCCCGCGGTCGCGGCCACGCCGCCAGCCTTCAGGAGGCGTCCGCATGA
- a CDS encoding ABC transporter permease, with amino-acid sequence MVRRYWYLLRSSWPRTVELVYWPTVQMLMWGFLQTYLNQHSGFFAKTGGTLIGAVLLWDILFRGQLGFSISFLEEMWARNMGNLMMSPLRPMEFIAALMTMSVIRLTIGMVPVTLLAIGFFGFNIWGLGLALAAFFANLILTSWSIGIVVSGLVLRNGLGAESLAWTVMFLLLPLSCVYYPVETLPDWLQWIALALPPTYVFEGMRAILIDNVFRGDLMLIAFGLNLVLFAVAVFTFFRLFDSARKVGSLLQLGE; translated from the coding sequence ATGGTGCGTCGCTACTGGTACCTGCTGCGCTCCTCCTGGCCGCGCACGGTGGAGCTCGTCTACTGGCCGACCGTGCAGATGCTGATGTGGGGCTTCCTGCAGACCTACCTGAACCAGCATTCCGGCTTTTTCGCCAAGACCGGCGGTACGCTGATCGGCGCCGTCCTCCTGTGGGACATCCTGTTCCGTGGCCAGCTTGGCTTTTCCATCTCCTTCCTGGAGGAGATGTGGGCCCGCAACATGGGCAACCTGATGATGAGCCCCTTGCGGCCGATGGAGTTCATCGCCGCCCTGATGACCATGAGCGTCATCCGCCTGACCATCGGCATGGTGCCGGTGACGCTGCTCGCCATCGGCTTTTTCGGCTTCAATATCTGGGGGCTGGGGCTGGCGCTCGCCGCCTTCTTCGCCAATCTCATCCTCACCTCCTGGTCGATCGGCATCGTCGTCAGCGGCCTCGTCCTGCGCAACGGCCTCGGCGCGGAAAGCCTTGCCTGGACGGTGATGTTCCTGCTGCTGCCGCTGTCCTGCGTCTACTATCCGGTCGAGACCCTGCCGGACTGGCTGCAATGGATCGCGCTCGCCCTGCCGCCGACCTATGTCTTTGAGGGCATGCGGGCGATCCTGATCGACAACGTCTTCCGCGGCGACCTGATGCTGATAGCCTTCGGGCTCAACCTCGTGCTGTTCGCGGTCGCCGTCTTCACCTTCTTCCGCCTCTTCGACAGCGCCCGAAAGGTCGGCTCGTTGCTGCAGCTCGGCGAGTAG
- the phaZ gene encoding polyhydroxyalkanoate depolymerase, with protein MSPMRAACDLTRLYFNNPLNPLTHTPLGRKISASCEVFERATRRYGKPEFGLPETVVGGERVKVREQVVWEKPFCRLLHFERQIPTLRHPVPKLLIVAPMSGHYATLLRGTVEAMLPRHDVYITDWVDARMVPLAEGKFDLDDYVDYIIEMLQTLGSDTHVVAVCQPSVPVLAAVAVMDEAGDPYAPCSMTLMGGPIDTRVNPTAVNELAKSRDMDWFRRNVIMKVPMPHPGAWRDVYPGFLQLSGFMSMNLDRHLSAQHDFYNHLIEGDGDSAEKHRDFYDEYLAVMDLTAEFYLQTVETVFVTHALPKGEMMHHGKRVDTTKIRNVALLTVEGEKDDISGVGQTHAAHRICPNIPAEMRAHYVQPKVGHYGVFNGSRFRSEIAPRISDFIITHSVGHRAVRARRVAAEGPAVANTLPPTEMMPRPEPADLVAKEAARKAAVKAAARAAAGPKAEEAKAEAAKARPDSPADDLKKISGVGPKIEKLLNEAGIFHFWQIAELSADQLAELEERLAFSGRATRDDWVGQAKGLIES; from the coding sequence ATGAGCCCGATGCGCGCGGCCTGCGACCTGACCCGGCTTTATTTCAACAACCCGCTCAATCCGCTGACCCACACCCCGCTTGGCCGCAAGATCTCGGCCAGTTGCGAGGTGTTCGAGCGCGCGACGCGGCGCTACGGCAAGCCGGAATTCGGCTTGCCGGAGACCGTCGTCGGCGGCGAGCGGGTCAAGGTCCGCGAGCAGGTCGTCTGGGAAAAGCCGTTCTGCCGGCTCCTGCATTTCGAGCGCCAGATCCCGACCCTGCGCCATCCGGTGCCCAAGCTCCTGATCGTTGCGCCGATGTCCGGCCACTACGCCACGCTCCTGCGCGGCACGGTCGAGGCGATGCTGCCGCGCCACGACGTCTACATCACCGACTGGGTCGATGCCCGCATGGTGCCGCTGGCCGAGGGCAAGTTCGATCTCGACGACTATGTCGACTACATCATCGAGATGCTGCAGACGCTTGGCAGCGATACCCATGTGGTCGCCGTCTGCCAGCCCTCGGTGCCGGTGCTTGCCGCCGTTGCCGTCATGGACGAGGCCGGCGATCCTTACGCACCGTGCTCCATGACGCTGATGGGCGGCCCGATCGACACCCGCGTCAACCCGACCGCGGTCAACGAGCTCGCCAAGTCGCGCGACATGGACTGGTTCCGCCGCAACGTCATCATGAAAGTGCCGATGCCCCATCCCGGCGCCTGGCGCGACGTCTATCCGGGCTTCCTGCAGCTTTCCGGCTTCATGAGCATGAATCTCGACCGGCACCTGTCGGCCCAGCACGACTTCTACAACCACCTCATTGAAGGCGACGGCGATTCGGCCGAAAAGCACCGCGACTTCTATGACGAGTACCTCGCCGTCATGGACCTCACCGCGGAGTTCTACCTGCAGACCGTGGAGACGGTCTTCGTCACCCATGCCCTGCCGAAGGGCGAGATGATGCACCACGGCAAGCGGGTCGACACCACCAAGATCCGCAACGTCGCGCTTTTGACCGTTGAGGGCGAGAAGGACGACATCTCCGGCGTCGGCCAGACCCACGCTGCCCACCGCATCTGCCCGAACATTCCGGCGGAGATGCGCGCCCACTACGTCCAGCCCAAGGTCGGCCACTACGGCGTCTTCAACGGCTCGCGCTTCCGCTCCGAGATTGCGCCGCGCATCTCCGATTTCATCATCACCCATTCGGTCGGCCACCGGGCCGTGCGCGCCCGGCGCGTCGCGGCGGAAGGCCCGGCGGTTGCCAACACCCTGCCGCCGACGGAAATGATGCCGAGGCCGGAACCGGCCGATCTGGTCGCCAAGGAAGCGGCAAGGAAAGCCGCGGTCAAGGCCGCCGCCCGGGCCGCCGCCGGCCCCAAGGCCGAAGAGGCCAAGGCCGAGGCCGCGAAGGCGCGTCCCGACAGCCCGGCCGACGATCTGAAGAAGATCAGCGGCGTCGGCCCGAAGATCGAAAAGCTGCTCAACGAGGCCGGCATCTTCCATTTCTGGCAGATCGCGGAACTTTCCGCCGACCAGCTTGCCGAGCTTGAGGAGCGGCTCGCCTTTTCCGGCCGCGCCACCCGCGACGACTGGGTCGGCCAGGCAAAGGGGTTGATCGAGAGCTGA
- a CDS encoding DUF2852 domain-containing protein yields the protein MIALMVVGFVVFWPLGLAVLAYIIWGERWQEAREARRMGKAPGGFCGRRRDRSRDSAPDFEAARREAADADPVMADPYYRDDVPSGFNAASASDAAFEEYLRGLRAEAANEAEEREAFHDYMDDLRRDGRSAPGDRHPR from the coding sequence ATGATCGCCCTGATGGTCGTCGGCTTCGTCGTCTTCTGGCCGCTCGGCCTTGCCGTTCTCGCCTACATCATCTGGGGTGAGCGCTGGCAGGAGGCGCGCGAGGCCCGCCGCATGGGCAAGGCGCCCGGCGGCTTTTGCGGTCGCCGCCGCGACCGGTCGCGCGATTCGGCGCCCGACTTCGAGGCAGCGCGCCGCGAGGCGGCCGATGCCGATCCCGTCATGGCCGATCCCTATTATCGCGACGACGTGCCGTCCGGCTTCAACGCCGCCTCGGCCTCCGACGCGGCGTTCGAGGAATACCTGCGCGGCTTGCGCGCCGAAGCGGCCAACGAGGCTGAGGAGCGCGAGGCGTTCCACGACTATATGGACGACCTCCGCCGCGACGGCCGCTCGGCGCCGGGCGACCGGCATCCCCGATAG
- a CDS encoding M48 family metallopeptidase, whose protein sequence is MTFFKKPRRARALPKEEHFLLTIDGADIRVRLRRDARARRFTLRLPASGGDPVVTLPADGCSRAARNFAERERHWLAGRLKRRPDSVAFEEGALVPLRGVEHRIISGGRSRGTVRREEGDAEPRLVVFGAPEHLSRRLTDWLKREARADIEAAVAAHAARLQVTPGRVTLRDTTTRWGSCSSSGALSFSWRLVLAPPEVLDYVAAHEVAHLKEMNHSPRFWRHVETLCPGMEEPRAWLRSNGPRLHSYGAGG, encoded by the coding sequence ATGACGTTCTTCAAAAAACCGCGCCGCGCCAGAGCCCTGCCGAAGGAGGAGCATTTCCTCCTGACCATCGATGGCGCCGACATCCGCGTCCGTCTGCGCCGCGACGCGCGCGCCCGCCGCTTCACCCTGCGCCTGCCGGCAAGCGGCGGCGATCCCGTCGTCACCCTGCCGGCCGACGGCTGCTCCCGCGCGGCCAGGAATTTTGCCGAGCGCGAGCGCCATTGGCTTGCCGGCAGGCTGAAGCGCCGGCCGGACAGTGTTGCCTTCGAGGAAGGCGCGCTGGTGCCCCTGCGCGGCGTCGAGCATCGCATCATCTCCGGCGGCAGATCCCGCGGCACGGTCCGCCGCGAGGAGGGCGACGCCGAACCCCGCCTCGTCGTCTTCGGCGCCCCGGAGCATCTTTCCCGCCGGCTCACCGACTGGCTGAAGCGTGAGGCCCGCGCCGACATCGAGGCGGCCGTCGCTGCCCATGCCGCAAGGCTGCAGGTGACGCCTGGCCGCGTCACCTTGCGCGACACCACCACCCGCTGGGGCTCGTGCTCGTCCTCCGGCGCGCTCTCCTTTTCCTGGCGCCTGGTGCTCGCCCCGCCCGAGGTGCTCGATTATGTCGCCGCCCACGAGGTCGCGCATTTGAAGGAAATGAACCACTCGCCGCGCTTCTGGCGCCATGTGGAGACGCTCTGCCCCGGCATGGAAGAACCCCGCGCCTGGCTGCGCAGCAACGGCCCGCGCCTGCATTCCTATGGCGCCGGCGGCTGA